A genomic region of Metopolophium dirhodum isolate CAU chromosome 1, ASM1992520v1, whole genome shotgun sequence contains the following coding sequences:
- the LOC132936865 gene encoding probable ATP-dependent RNA helicase ddx42, with product MSRKVCKFYLQGNCYYGSSCRFSHEEPHRSNNQYDYENQSRNNRSSNKSYYDTDNGRDYNDYYEHGQNYESRKNTNYNYKNDYNSRNNYHNQRNDYEEDYDSNNHYGNQAQRQRNVKNYYKEDDKSQGRKYNHEYVYDTNKVEASSYRYKNSYDQEQIHRPHVHNVNDRVDDKRNVLKHYENEIKTYQRHVQQLSMTNIWPFTCFHPIGHQFAIQPVGSLNLIDVSFEEIRCDYYMTKNISANPGLIHKQTIDDLLLKAQKQKEDILRFENHVQDDIISTFEKCEKSKVSSQFENFIQMDQNSYWDMSIRSLKTPGNKKSELESFSFVSTKNNKNTKNESQLKILMQTEVYGKIDNEAFAQDNFTDFIPIMPPPRKYCV from the exons ATGTCTAGAAAGGTATGCAAATTTTATTTGCAAGGAAATTGTTATTACGGCTCTTCGTGTCGGTTCTCGCATGAAGAACCACATCGCTCTAACAACCAATATGACTATGAAAATCAATCAAGGAATAATA ggAGTTCAAACAAAAGTTATTATGATACTGATAATGGCAGagattataatgattattacgAGCATGGACAGAACTACGAATCTAGAAAAAACACAaactacaattataaaaatgattataacagcaggaataattatcataatcaaAGAAATGATTACGAAGAAGATTACGATTCAAATAATCATTATGGAAACCAAGCTCAAAGACAGCgcaatgtaaaaaattattataaagaagATGACAAAAGTCAGGGTAGAAAATATAATCATGAATATGTTTATGATACAAACAAAGTGGAAGCCAGTTCATATAG GTATAAGAATTCATATGATCAAGAACAAATACATAGGCCCCATGTCCATAATGTTAATGACAGAGTTGATGATAAAAGAAATGTTTTGAAGcattatgaaaatgaaat taaaacTTACCAACGACATGTACAACAACTATCAATGACCAATATTTGGCCATTCACATGTTTCCACCCTATTGGACATCAATTTGCTATTCAACCAGTTGGTAGCTTAAACTTGATTGATGTATCATTTGAAGAAATTAGATGTGATTATTACATGACTAAGAATATTAGTGCCAATCCTGGTTTGATTCAT AAACAAACGATTGATGACCTATTGTTAAAAGCACAAAAGCAGAAAGAAGATATTTTAAGATTTGAGAACCATGTACAAGATGATATA AtatcaacatttgaaaaatgtgaaaaatcaaAAGTTTCTTCCCAGTTTGAAAACTTTATACAGATGGACCAAAACAGTTACTGGGATATGTCTATCAGGTCTTTGAAAACACCCGGAAATAAAAAAAGCGAATTGGAGTCATTTAGTTTTGTTTCCACAAAAAACAATAAGAATACTAAGAACGAGTCACAATTGAAGATACTCATGCAAACCGAAGTATATGGTAAAATAGACAATGAAGCATTTGCTCAAGACAATTTTACcgattttatacctattatgccTCCACCCAGAAAGTACTGTGTAtag